One Phaseolus vulgaris cultivar G19833 chromosome 11, P. vulgaris v2.0, whole genome shotgun sequence genomic window carries:
- the LOC137832415 gene encoding protein transport protein Sec61 subunit beta-like codes for MARGASQSQSTASAATTRPGVMAPRGSAAATAGMRRRRLGAGSSSASVGSGSGSGGSNMLRFYTDDAPGLKISPTVVLVMSLCFIGFVTALHVFGKLYRYRSGVGV; via the coding sequence ATGGCGAGAGGCGCATCGCAATCTCAATCAACAGCGTCCGCGGCCACCACGCGACCGGGCGTGATGGCTCCGCGCGGCTCCGCTGCCGCCACCGCCGGGATGCGCCGTCGCCGCCTCGGAGCCGGTAGCAGCTCCGCTTCGGTAGGAAGCGGTTCCGGCAGCGGAGGAAGCAACATGCTGCGGTTCTACACCGACGACGCTCCAGGCCTCAAGATCTCGCCGACGGTGGTGCTCGTGATGAGCCTCTGCTTCATCGGCTTCGTCACCGCGCTGCACGTGTTCGGCAAGCTCTACCGATATCGATCCGGCGTCGGCGTATGA